Proteins found in one Rhodobacter capsulatus SB 1003 genomic segment:
- a CDS encoding fructose bisphosphate aldolase: MAKTMMEHMRKGEGFIAALDQSGGSTPKALRLYGITEDAYSNETEMYDLIHAMRARIIKSSAFTGDKVVGAILFEQTMDRDIDGIPTATYLWEKRGVVPFLKIDKGLEEEKNGCQMLKAMPTLDALLERAAEAGIFGTKERSVISAADPMGIAAVVAQQFEVGEQVLGAGMVPILEPEVTISIADKIEAEAMLRDALLAGLETVSSPVMLKLSLPTVDNFYLPLVEHPNVIKVVALSGGYARNDANAILARNKGMIASFSRALTEGLTAQMTDAEFDAALGEAIDSIYRASIAG; this comes from the coding sequence ATGGCGAAGACGATGATGGAACACATGCGCAAGGGCGAGGGCTTCATTGCCGCGCTTGACCAGTCGGGCGGCTCGACGCCGAAGGCGCTGCGGCTCTATGGCATCACCGAAGACGCCTATTCGAACGAAACCGAGATGTACGACCTGATCCATGCGATGCGGGCGCGGATCATCAAGTCGAGCGCGTTTACCGGTGACAAGGTCGTGGGCGCGATCCTGTTCGAACAGACGATGGACCGCGATATCGACGGCATTCCGACCGCCACCTATCTGTGGGAAAAACGCGGTGTCGTGCCCTTCCTGAAGATCGACAAGGGTCTGGAAGAGGAAAAGAACGGCTGCCAGATGCTGAAAGCCATGCCGACGCTGGATGCGCTGCTGGAGCGCGCCGCCGAGGCCGGGATCTTCGGCACCAAGGAACGTTCGGTGATTTCGGCCGCCGATCCGATGGGGATTGCCGCGGTCGTCGCGCAGCAGTTCGAAGTGGGCGAGCAGGTTCTGGGCGCGGGCATGGTGCCGATCCTGGAGCCCGAGGTGACGATCTCGATCGCCGACAAGATCGAGGCCGAGGCGATGCTGCGCGATGCGCTTTTGGCCGGGCTGGAAACCGTCTCCTCGCCGGTCATGCTGAAGCTGAGCCTGCCGACGGTGGACAATTTCTACCTGCCGCTGGTCGAACATCCGAATGTGATCAAGGTCGTGGCGCTTTCGGGCGGCTATGCGCGCAATGACGCGAATGCGATCCTGGCCCGCAACAAGGGCATGATCGCCTCCTTCAGCCGCGCGCTGACCGAGGGTCTGACCGCGCAGATGACCGACGCCGAATTCGATGCGGCGCTGGGCGAAGCGATCGACAGCATCTACCGCGCCTCGATCGCCGGTTGA
- a CDS encoding phosphoglycerate kinase, which produces MAWKTLDEMDLAGKVVLVRVDINVPVENGVVTDATRIEKIAPTVKDILAKGGKPVLLAHFGRPKGKPVPEMSLRPLVPELAKALGVPVKFAEDCIGAPAKTAVAALAAGEVLLLENTRFHAGEEKNDPELSAAMAALGEVYVNDAFSAAHRAHSSTEGVAHILPAVAGRLMAAELKALEAALGNPVRPVCAVVGGAKVSTKLDLLGNLVTKVDHLVIGGGMANTFLVAQGIDVGKSLAEREMAETAREILEKAAAAGCAIHLPADVVVAREFKAGAENEVVGNADCPADAMILDAGPKSVEEIAKVFEASKTLIWNGPLGAFEIAPFDAATNAAAQKAADLTKAGKLVSVAGGGDTVAALNKAGAAEDFSYISTAGGAFLEWMEGKELPGVAALMK; this is translated from the coding sequence ATGGCTTGGAAAACGCTCGACGAGATGGATCTTGCGGGCAAGGTGGTGCTCGTGCGCGTCGATATCAACGTGCCGGTGGAAAACGGGGTGGTGACCGACGCGACGCGGATCGAAAAGATCGCGCCCACGGTCAAGGACATCCTTGCCAAGGGGGGCAAGCCGGTGCTGCTGGCGCATTTCGGCCGCCCGAAAGGCAAGCCGGTGCCGGAAATGAGCCTGCGTCCGCTGGTGCCGGAACTGGCCAAGGCGCTGGGCGTGCCGGTGAAATTCGCCGAAGACTGCATCGGTGCCCCGGCGAAGACCGCCGTTGCGGCGCTGGCCGCGGGCGAGGTGCTGCTGTTGGAAAACACCCGCTTCCATGCCGGTGAGGAAAAGAACGATCCCGAGCTGAGCGCCGCGATGGCCGCGCTGGGCGAGGTCTATGTGAACGACGCCTTCTCGGCGGCGCACCGGGCGCATAGCTCCACCGAAGGCGTGGCGCATATCCTTCCGGCGGTGGCGGGGCGGCTGATGGCGGCCGAGCTGAAGGCGCTGGAAGCGGCTTTGGGCAATCCGGTGCGTCCGGTCTGCGCCGTGGTGGGCGGGGCCAAGGTCTCGACCAAGCTTGATCTTTTGGGCAATCTGGTGACCAAGGTCGATCATCTGGTGATCGGCGGCGGCATGGCGAACACCTTCCTTGTGGCGCAGGGCATCGATGTCGGCAAGTCGCTGGCGGAACGCGAGATGGCGGAAACCGCGCGCGAGATCCTGGAAAAGGCCGCCGCGGCGGGCTGTGCGATTCACCTGCCCGCCGATGTGGTGGTGGCGCGCGAGTTCAAGGCGGGCGCCGAGAACGAGGTTGTCGGCAATGCCGATTGCCCGGCCGATGCGATGATCCTGGATGCCGGGCCGAAATCGGTCGAGGAAATCGCCAAGGTCTTCGAGGCGTCGAAGACGCTGATCTGGAACGGGCCGCTGGGCGCCTTCGAGATCGCGCCCTTTGACGCGGCGACGAATGCGGCGGCGCAAAAGGCGGCCGATCTGACCAAGGCGGGCAAGCTCGTGTCCGTCGCGGGCGGGGGCGACACCGTGGCGGCGCTGAACAAGGCGGGCGCGGCCGAGGATTTCAGCTATATCTCGACCGCGGGCGGGGCCTTCCTGGAATGGATGGAAGGCAAGGAACTGCCCGGCGTCGCGGCGCTGATGAAATAA
- a CDS encoding peptidylprolyl isomerase produces MAEIKDPENTIIITLKDGPVVIELLTDVAPLHCERMKQLARDGAYDNVAFHRVIEGFMAQTGDVEHANMEKDYNPRRAGTGGSQYPDLKAEFSKVPHARGSLGAARSMNPNSANSQFFINFTDNSFLNGQYTVYGQVISGMEFVDKIARGEPPANPDRMITVRVAADA; encoded by the coding sequence ATGGCCGAGATCAAGGATCCCGAAAACACCATCATCATCACCCTCAAGGACGGGCCGGTGGTGATCGAGCTTCTGACCGATGTGGCGCCGCTGCACTGCGAGCGGATGAAGCAGCTTGCCCGCGACGGCGCCTATGACAACGTGGCCTTCCACCGCGTGATCGAGGGCTTCATGGCGCAGACGGGCGATGTCGAACACGCCAATATGGAAAAGGATTACAACCCCCGCCGCGCCGGCACGGGCGGGTCGCAATATCCTGATCTGAAAGCGGAATTTTCCAAGGTGCCGCATGCGCGCGGCAGCCTCGGCGCGGCGCGGTCGATGAACCCGAACTCGGCCAACAGCCAGTTCTTCATCAACTTCACCGACAACAGCTTCCTCAACGGCCAATACACCGTCTATGGCCAGGTGATCTCGGGGATGGAATTCGTCGACAAGATCGCCCGCGGCGAGCCCCCGGCGAACCCTGACCGGATGATCACCGTGCGGGTGGCGGCCGATGCGTAA
- a CDS encoding peptidylprolyl isomerase — translation MRKLLLATALAFAATGALAQDGTTAPDGPGPNLVLEIGGSVSGKVVIDLLPDVAPGHVERITQLANEHAYDDVVFHRVIEGFMAQTGDVQFGKRGGDLSMAGMGGSKYGDLPAEFSNRSFARGMVGMARSASPDSANSQFFIMFEPAPHLDGQYTIVGHVVEGMDLVDKLKKGAPELNGLVEDPDYIVKATIE, via the coding sequence ATGCGTAAGCTCCTGCTCGCCACGGCACTGGCCTTTGCGGCGACGGGGGCGCTGGCGCAGGATGGCACCACCGCGCCCGACGGCCCGGGCCCGAACCTCGTGCTCGAGATCGGCGGCTCGGTTTCGGGCAAGGTGGTGATCGACCTTTTGCCCGATGTCGCCCCCGGCCATGTCGAGCGCATCACCCAGCTGGCCAATGAACATGCCTATGACGACGTGGTCTTCCACCGCGTGATCGAGGGCTTCATGGCGCAGACGGGCGACGTGCAATTCGGCAAGCGCGGCGGCGATCTGTCGATGGCGGGGATGGGCGGGTCGAAATACGGCGACCTTCCGGCGGAATTCTCGAACCGCTCCTTCGCGCGCGGCATGGTCGGCATGGCGCGTTCGGCCAGCCCCGACTCGGCCAACAGCCAGTTCTTCATCATGTTCGAACCCGCCCCGCATCTGGACGGCCAATACACGATCGTCGGCCATGTGGTCGAAGGCATGGATCTGGTCGACAAGCTGAAAAAGGGCGCGCCCGAGCTGAACGGCCTTGTCGAAGACCCCGATTACATCGTCAAGGCCACGATCGAGTGA
- the tyrS gene encoding tyrosine--tRNA ligase codes for MTYHPKSEFLRVIIERGFLADCTDLQELDTALAGGMVTCYIGYDATAASLHVGHLLNIMLLRWFQKTGHKPITLMGGGTTKVGDPSFRSEERPLLTPERIDENIAGMQRVFARYLDYKDDGNGALMRNNAEWLDDLNYLEFLRDIGRHFSVNRMLSFESVKSRLDREQSLSFLEFNYMILQAYDFLELNRRYGCLLQMGGSDQWGNIVNGIDLTRRVLDREIFGLTTPLLTTSDGRKMGKSQGGAVWLNGEMLSPYEFWQFWRNTTDADVGRFLKLYTDLPVEECDRLGKLEGSEINGAKIILANEVTTLLHGAEAAAAAEATAREVFEKGGVGEDLPRLTLGAEELAEGISLAQLVVRSGLAKTGKDGKRLISEGGLKVDDEICLDAGRMFSAADLAQPVKLSAGKKRHALVSLG; via the coding sequence ATGACTTATCATCCGAAATCGGAATTCCTGCGCGTCATTATCGAGCGCGGTTTTCTGGCCGATTGCACCGATCTTCAGGAACTTGACACCGCTTTGGCGGGGGGAATGGTGACCTGCTATATCGGCTATGATGCCACGGCGGCCTCGCTGCATGTCGGGCATCTGCTGAACATCATGCTGCTGCGCTGGTTCCAGAAGACCGGGCACAAGCCGATCACGCTGATGGGCGGGGGCACGACGAAGGTGGGGGACCCCAGCTTCCGGTCGGAGGAACGGCCGCTGCTGACGCCCGAGAGGATCGACGAGAATATCGCGGGGATGCAGCGCGTCTTTGCGCGCTATCTCGATTACAAGGACGACGGCAATGGCGCGCTGATGCGCAACAATGCCGAATGGCTTGACGATCTGAACTACCTTGAGTTCCTGCGCGACATCGGGCGGCATTTCTCGGTCAACCGGATGCTGAGCTTCGAATCGGTGAAATCGCGGCTCGACCGCGAGCAGTCGCTGAGCTTCCTTGAATTCAACTACATGATCCTGCAGGCTTATGATTTCCTGGAGCTGAACCGCCGCTATGGTTGTCTGCTGCAGATGGGCGGCTCGGATCAATGGGGCAATATCGTCAACGGCATCGACCTGACGCGCCGGGTGCTCGATCGCGAGATCTTCGGGCTGACGACGCCGCTTCTGACCACCTCGGACGGGCGCAAGATGGGCAAGAGCCAGGGCGGCGCGGTCTGGCTGAATGGCGAAATGCTGAGCCCGTATGAATTCTGGCAGTTCTGGCGCAATACGACCGATGCCGATGTGGGCCGGTTCCTGAAGCTTTACACCGATCTGCCGGTGGAAGAATGCGACCGGCTCGGCAAGCTGGAAGGGTCCGAGATCAACGGCGCCAAGATCATTCTGGCCAATGAAGTGACGACGCTGCTGCATGGCGCCGAAGCGGCGGCGGCGGCCGAGGCCACCGCGCGCGAAGTCTTCGAGAAGGGCGGCGTCGGCGAAGACCTGCCGCGGCTCACGCTGGGGGCCGAGGAACTGGCCGAGGGGATCAGCCTCGCGCAGCTGGTGGTGCGTTCGGGGCTGGCGAAGACCGGCAAGGACGGCAAGCGGCTGATTTCCGAGGGCGGCCTGAAGGTCGATGACGAGATCTGCCTTGACGCGGGGCGGATGTTCTCGGCCGCCGATCTGGCCCAGCCGGTGAAGCTGAGCGCAGGCAAGAAGCGCCATGCGCTGGTGTCTCTGGGCTGA
- a CDS encoding anhydro-N-acetylmuramic acid kinase produces the protein MLKTGAKTGPVWAVGTMSGTSLDGVDAAALLTDGHAILDFGPTAYRPYTPAERGAIHRALGRWPGQDGVAEAAEVVETAHAELLSALLADLPEEAGEVLIGFHGQTLAHDPNGLHGARRTHQAGDGAVLAEVLGRPVVWDFRSMDVEMGGQGAPLVPFFHFACAKWAGLSAPCAFLNLGGVGNVTWLDPRLPAPEAEGAVLAFDTGPANAPIDDLMRRRLGATADIGGALALSGRVEEAAVTAFLGHRHFFRMPPKSLDRNEFAAALSFVDRLDDADAVATLTACAAAAVARGFEHFPSPPELILVSGGGRLNAALMAELAARLPCAVAPIEKIGLDGDMLEAQAFAYLAVRVARGLPTSGPSTTGVAALVGGGKVSRPR, from the coding sequence ATGTTGAAAACGGGCGCAAAAACGGGGCCGGTCTGGGCCGTCGGCACGATGTCGGGAACCTCGCTCGATGGCGTCGACGCGGCGGCGCTGCTGACGGACGGCCATGCGATCCTCGATTTCGGCCCCACGGCCTACCGCCCCTACACCCCCGCCGAACGCGGCGCGATCCATCGCGCGCTTGGCCGCTGGCCGGGCCAGGACGGCGTGGCCGAGGCCGCCGAGGTGGTCGAGACCGCCCATGCCGAACTGCTCTCGGCGCTGCTGGCCGATCTGCCCGAAGAGGCGGGCGAGGTGCTGATCGGCTTTCACGGCCAGACGCTGGCGCATGATCCGAACGGGCTGCACGGGGCGCGGCGCACGCATCAGGCGGGCGACGGCGCGGTGCTGGCCGAGGTGCTGGGCCGTCCGGTGGTCTGGGATTTCCGCTCCATGGATGTGGAAATGGGCGGGCAGGGGGCGCCTCTGGTGCCGTTCTTCCACTTCGCCTGCGCGAAATGGGCGGGGCTTTCGGCGCCTTGCGCCTTTCTCAATCTGGGCGGGGTGGGCAATGTCACCTGGCTTGACCCGCGCCTGCCTGCCCCGGAAGCCGAGGGCGCCGTGCTGGCCTTCGACACCGGCCCGGCCAATGCGCCGATCGACGATCTGATGCGCCGCCGTCTGGGGGCCACGGCCGATATCGGCGGCGCGCTTGCGCTTTCGGGTCGGGTGGAGGAAGCCGCGGTGACCGCGTTCCTCGGGCATCGGCATTTCTTCCGCATGCCGCCGAAATCGCTCGACCGCAACGAATTCGCCGCGGCCCTGTCCTTCGTGGACCGGCTTGACGATGCCGATGCGGTGGCGACGCTGACCGCCTGCGCCGCCGCCGCCGTCGCCCGCGGCTTCGAGCATTTCCCCAGCCCGCCCGAGCTGATCCTGGTTTCGGGCGGTGGTCGGCTCAATGCCGCGTTGATGGCGGAACTCGCCGCGCGGCTGCCCTGTGCGGTGGCGCCGATCGAAAAGATCGGCCTTGATGGCGACATGCTCGAGGCGCAGGCCTTCGCCTATCTGGCGGTCCGGGTCGCGCGCGGCCTGCCGACCTCGGGGCCCTCGACGACCGGCGTTGCCGCGCTCGTCGGCGGCGGCAAGGTCAGCCGGCCGCGGTAA
- a CDS encoding DUF2798 domain-containing protein, which translates to MQNPDPKREKLTIILAQVFISCLMALMMTFLFSILLQGFPEGWALIWLRNWLTAWPVAFLLSLGVGPLSFKLAFRVMHRPVREG; encoded by the coding sequence ATGCAAAACCCTGATCCCAAACGCGAAAAGCTGACCATCATCCTCGCACAAGTGTTCATCTCCTGCCTGATGGCGCTGATGATGACCTTTCTGTTTTCCATCCTGCTGCAGGGCTTCCCCGAGGGCTGGGCGCTGATCTGGCTGCGCAACTGGCTGACCGCCTGGCCGGTGGCCTTCCTGCTGTCGCTCGGCGTCGGCCCGCTGTCGTTCAAGCTTGCCTTCCGCGTGATGCACCGCCCCGTGCGCGAGGGCTGA
- a CDS encoding cupin domain-containing protein, producing MGEADRIIAQLGLEPHPEGGWYRQTWVAEADPGARPVGTAILFLLKAGEASHWHRVDAAEIWHFHAGSPLELRMAASDAGPVTRLRLGPDVLGAEVVQGIVPAGHWQAARTLGDWTLVGCTVSPGFRFEGFEMAAPGFDIPG from the coding sequence ATGGGCGAGGCAGATCGGATCATTGCACAGCTGGGGCTGGAACCGCATCCCGAGGGCGGCTGGTATCGCCAGACCTGGGTGGCCGAGGCGGACCCGGGCGCGCGCCCAGTGGGAACGGCGATCCTGTTTCTGCTGAAAGCGGGCGAGGCGAGCCACTGGCACCGGGTGGATGCCGCCGAGATCTGGCATTTTCACGCCGGAAGCCCGCTGGAGCTGCGGATGGCCGCCAGCGACGCCGGGCCGGTGACGCGGCTGCGGCTCGGCCCCGATGTGCTGGGCGCCGAGGTGGTGCAGGGCATCGTGCCCGCGGGCCATTGGCAGGCGGCGCGGACCTTGGGCGACTGGACGCTGGTCGGCTGCACCGTCAGCCCGGGGTTCCGCTTCGAGGGGTTCGAGATGGCCGCGCCGGGGTTTGACATCCCCGGCTGA
- the eno gene encoding phosphopyruvate hydratase: MSTIIDIHAREILDSRGNPTVEVDVTLEDGTMGRAAVPSGASTGAHEAVERRDGDKSRYMGKGVLEAVMAVNGEIAENLVGEDVTDQEGIDKLMIELDGTHNKGRLGANAILGVSLACAKAAADFTAQPLYRYVGGTSARVLPVPMMNIINGGEHADNPIDIQEFMIMPVSAGNIRDAVRMGSEVFHTLKKELSAKGLSTGLGDEGGFAPMLASTRDALDFILKAIEKAGYKPGEDIYLALDCASTEYFKGGKYEMKGEGLSLTSAENVDYLAKLCTEYPIISIEDGCAEDDWEGWKLLTDALGDKVQLVGDDLFVTNPARLAEGIKKGVANAMLVKVNQIGSLSETLKAVEMAHRARYTNVMSHRSGETEDATIADLAVATNCGQIKTGSLARSDRLAKYNQLIRIEEMLGETAEYMGRAILK; this comes from the coding sequence ATGAGCACGATCATCGACATCCACGCGCGCGAAATTCTCGACAGCCGCGGCAATCCGACCGTCGAGGTGGACGTCACCCTCGAAGACGGCACGATGGGCCGGGCCGCCGTGCCCTCGGGCGCCTCGACCGGCGCGCATGAGGCGGTGGAACGCCGCGACGGCGACAAGTCGCGCTACATGGGCAAGGGCGTGCTGGAAGCCGTGATGGCGGTCAATGGCGAGATTGCCGAGAACCTGGTGGGCGAGGACGTCACCGATCAGGAAGGCATCGACAAGCTGATGATCGAGCTTGATGGCACCCACAACAAGGGCCGTCTGGGCGCGAATGCGATCCTTGGCGTCTCGCTCGCCTGCGCCAAGGCCGCGGCCGATTTCACCGCGCAGCCGCTTTACCGCTATGTCGGCGGCACCTCGGCCCGCGTCCTGCCGGTGCCGATGATGAACATCATCAACGGCGGCGAACATGCCGACAACCCGATCGACATTCAGGAATTCATGATCATGCCGGTCAGCGCGGGCAATATCCGCGACGCCGTGCGCATGGGGTCCGAAGTCTTCCACACGCTGAAGAAAGAGTTGTCGGCCAAGGGCCTCTCGACTGGCCTTGGCGACGAGGGCGGCTTTGCGCCGATGCTCGCCTCGACCCGCGACGCGCTCGACTTCATCCTGAAGGCGATCGAAAAGGCGGGCTACAAACCGGGCGAGGATATCTATCTGGCGCTTGACTGCGCCTCGACCGAATATTTCAAGGGCGGCAAATACGAGATGAAGGGCGAGGGCCTGTCGCTGACCTCGGCCGAGAATGTCGATTACCTGGCCAAGCTTTGCACCGAATATCCGATCATCTCGATCGAGGACGGCTGCGCCGAGGATGACTGGGAAGGCTGGAAGCTGCTGACCGATGCGCTGGGCGACAAGGTGCAGCTGGTCGGCGACGATCTGTTCGTCACCAACCCGGCGCGTCTGGCCGAGGGCATCAAGAAAGGCGTCGCCAATGCGATGCTGGTGAAGGTGAACCAGATCGGCTCGCTTTCCGAAACGCTGAAGGCGGTCGAGATGGCGCATCGCGCGCGCTACACCAACGTGATGTCGCACCGTTCGGGCGAAACCGAGGATGCGACGATCGCCGATCTCGCCGTCGCCACGAACTGCGGCCAGATCAAGACCGGCTCGCTCGCCCGGTCGGACCGGCTGGCGAAATACAACCAGCTGATCCGCATCGAGGAAATGCTGGGCGAGACCGCCGAATACATGGGCCGCGCCATTCTGAAGTAA